CTTATCCGCACACCGGGCGCGGGGCGTTGTCATTAAACTTGACGGACAATTTCCCTTGGGGCGAAGATACGCATACCAGCACAGCGAGGCAAGTTAGAGTAATGTCCAAAATTCTGGATTTCGCATTAGGCATGTTTTCCAATGACCTGGCCATCGACCTTGGCACGGCCAATACCTGCGTCTACGTCAAGGGACACGGTATCGTGCTGCGTGAGCCGTCGGTGGTGGCCGTCAAAAAAGATGCGCGGGGCAACAACGTGGTTCTGGCCGTCGGTCAGGACGCCAAGCGCATGCTCGGCAGAACGCCCGGCAACATCTGGGCCATCCGCCCCATGAAGGACGGCGTCATTGCCGACTTTGAAGTGACCGAAGCCATGTTGCGCCACTTCATCGCCAAGGTACACAACTCGCGCCGCCTGGTGCGCCCGCGTATCATGATATGCGTGCCCACGGGCATCACCCAGGTTGAAAAACGCGCGGTGAAAGAATCGGCCCAGTCAGCCGGCGCGCGTGAAGTATACCTCATCGAGGAGCCCATGGCCGCAGCCATCGGCGCGGATCTGCCCATTCAGGAACCTACCTCCAACATGGTGGTGGATATCGGCGGCGGCACCACTGAAGTGGCGGTCATCTCCCTTTCGGGCATCGTGTATTCGCGCTCGGTTCGCGTTGGCGGCGACAAGATGGACGAAGCCATCATGACGCACGTCAAGCGCAAGTATAACATGCTCATCGGCGAATCTTCGGCTGAAGAAATCAAGATCAAGATCGCCTCGGCCTATCCGCTTGATCCGGAACAGCAGATTGAGGTCAAGGGCCGCGACCTTGTGACGGGCATTCCCCAGAATATCATCATCACCTCGGAGGAAGTGCGCAAGGCCATTTCCGAACAGGTGGACAGCATAGTGCAGGCCGTGCGCATCGCCCTGGAACAGACGCCGCCCGAACTGGCGGCCGACATTGTGGACAGGGGCATCGTGCTTACGGGCGGCGGCGCGCTGCTCAAGGGCCTGGACCAGCTTTTGCGCGAAGAAACCTCCCTGCCCATCACTGTTGTGGACGACCCCCTGTCCACCGTTGTTGTGGGCACGGGCCGGGCTATGGACAACCTGCATATTCTTAAAGAAGTGTGCATCGACTGATTCGTGCGGCATACGCGCGCACCCAGCTTCAATGCCGGACTGCTGACGGCGCCGTGCTGGAAAAACACATTCCAGCGTGGCGCCGCTCGCGTTTGAACGGTCTGCTCAACGGGAGCCCCTGCCTGTGACCCTGCGGCGTATTCTCATTCTTGCGGGCATCATGCTCATCCTTTTTCTGGCCATGTATTCCTGGAATCAACGCACGCGCGCGCTGGACGACCTCGCTGCGGAAATCGGCCTTGAACTGGCCGGAGCCGTGCTCAAGCCCCTGCGCAGCCTCCAGGATTCCGGTCAGGACATGTGGGATCGCTATTTTGACCTCGTGGCCGTTCGTGAAGAAAACGAGGACCTCAAGCAACGCGTCAACGAGCTTGAGGCCAGGCTGCTGGCCAACGGCGAAGACATGGCTGAACTCAAGCGTTTGCGCGCCCTCATCCAGCTGCCGGTGGACCAGAGCTGGCGTCCCCTCGGCGCGCGGGTGCTGGCCGGGCGCATGGGCCCCAACGCCGTGCTTGACAGCATCACCATCAGCCGTGGCTACAGCACGGGCGGCCGCCCCGGCACGCCCATCGTCACCCATCAGGGCCTTGTGGGCCGCGTGCTCAAGGCCAGCGCCCACAGCGCCATTGCCCTGCTGCTCACGGATCCGGGCAGCCGCATCGCCGTATTTTCGCAAGAAAGCCGCGCCCCCGGCATCCTTACCGGGCACGGCACCGGCCAGCCGATGGAAGTGAATTTCGTGCAGCGCGCCGCCAGGGTGCACGAAGGGGAAATTCTCATCACCTCCGGGCTGGACGGCAAGTACCCCAAGGGCATACCCGTGGCCAGGGTGCTCAGCGTCGCCCCCTCTGACTACACCCAGTTCATGGCCATCAAGGCCGAACCGCTGGTGGATCTGCACCATCTGGAAGAAGTGCTGCTGCTGGAGCCCACAGGCATAGCGCCGCCTCCGGATCTGGGCGCGCCGCCCAAAGAAATTCACGGGCCTCCCGCGCCCGTTCGCCCCGGCTCATGAGCGCCCTGCGCGACATCCTCTGGTGGCTCTGCTTTCTGGCCGTGGCCGTGGGCATACAGGCGGCGGTTCCGGGGCTGGACGTCATGGCGGTGGGTCTTATTATTCTGCTGCAGGAAAGGGACTACAAAAACATGCTCTGGCTGCTGCCCTCCTTCATTCTTTTGCAGGAAGGCATGGGAACCAGGGTCTTTGGCGGCGTCATCGTCTGGTACGCGGCCGTTATCGTGCTGTTTCGCATGGGCCGCTGGCTGTTTGAGGCCGAGAATTTTTTATTCATTTTTCTGCTTTCGGCCTGCATGGGCGGGGCGTATTACGCAGTGGCATGGCTTATGGCCCCATTGCAGGACCTGCCCTTCAATACGCAGGACATACTGGATAAAAGCCTGATCCAGGCAATCTTCATACCTTTTGCCTGGAAATTACTGGTGGCAACCCGCCGTGGGAAGGGCCATGTTTCGGAAAGCTAAGAAGAGCCTGCTCGGCGCAAAAGATAAGCACGCCAGCAAGGGCATACGCTCCTGGCTGAAAATCCAGGTTGAAAGCGAAGGCTACCAGCCCCCGCGCGGCGGGGTCATCCTGCTTCAGGTGCTGGTTGGCCTGCTGTTTTTTGTTTTTGTGGTGCGCTTCTGGTACCTGCAGATGCACCGTGGGGCAGAGTTTGCGCAGCAGGCGCAGAACAACCGCCTGCGCATCGAGCGCATCTTCGCCCCGCGCGGCCGCATCATGGACGATCAGGGCAAAGTGCTGGCCGACAACCGCACGGCCTACGGCCTTTCGCTGGTGCGCGAAGACTGCCCCGACATCCCGGCGACCCTGGCCCAGATCAGCGCGTGGTCGGGCATTCCCCTGCCGCAGATATGGGACAAGTTCCGTCAGGACAGGTTCAAGGTCAAATCATTTGAACCTCTCCTGATGATTACAGATATCGATTTCGACCTGGTGGCGCGCATCGAATCGGAAATCTATGCGTGGCCCGGCCTTGAAATCGTGGTGCGCACCAAGCGCAGCTACCCTGAAAAAGATCTCTTTGCGCACGTGCTCGGCTACGTGGCCGAAGCCAACGAGCAGGAAATGGCCGCAGACAGCGCCCTTGCCATGGGCGACCTCGTGGGCAAGCAGGGCCTGGAACTGGAGCTGGAAAAGCAGTTGCGTGGCCGCAAGGGCCTCTACGACGTTGAGGTGGACGCCCACTCCCGCGTGCTGGGCAAGCTTTTGCGTGAAGAACCCCGTGGCGGCAAGGAAATACGCCTCTCGCTGGACAGGGATCTTCAGGAGGCCGCCTGGAACGCCCTTGGCGGCGAGGCTGGCTGCGTGGTGGTTATGGAGCCGAACACGGGCAAGCTGCGCGCGCTCGTCACCTCGCCCGCCTATGACAACAATCTTTTTGCGGCGGGCATTTCCCAGCGCGACTGGGACGCCCTGCGCACCAACAGCCGGTTTCCCTTGCAAAACCGCGTCATCCAGAGCGTGTACCCGCCCGGCTCGGTGTGGAAGCTGGTCGTGGCCGCCATGCTGCTGGAGCGCGGCGTCAACCCGCGTGAAACCGTGAACTGCTCCGGGCAGGTCACGCTGGGCAACCAGATATTCCGCTGCTGGAAGCGTGGCGGCCATGGCGCGCAGGACATGCAGAACGCCATAATCAATTCCTGCGACGTCTATTTTTACCAGATGGGCGAGCGCATGGGCATTGACAAGCTGGAGGAATTTGCCAAGGCCAGCGGCTTCGGCCGCCCCACCGGCATTGACCTGCCGCACGAAAAATCCGGTCTTGTGCCCTCCAAGGACTGGAAGCGCCGCCGCTTCGGCCGCCCCTGGGTGCGCGGCGAGACTTACAACGTCTCCATCGGCCAGGGCTACACCCTGGTTACGCCCGTGCAGATGGCCGTGTTTGTGTCGGGCCTGCTCAACGGCGGCGACCTGCTCAAGCCCCAGTTGCTGGATGACGCGCCACGCGAAATCAAGGGGCACATCCCCGCCAAGCCCTCCACCCTCAACTTTGTGGTGGAAGCCATGCGCAAAACGGCCGCCAACGGCACGGCCAGGGTGGTGGGCCGCAAGGACGCCGACATGGGCGGCAAAACGGGCACGGCCCAGGTGGTCAAACTCAAGATGGCCGCCAACGACCGCCGCCTGCGCACCCACGAAATGGAATACGCCCAGCGCGATCACGCCTGGGTCACCACATGGGGCGTCAAGGACGGCAAATCCTATGTGGTGGTGGTCATGGTCGAGCACGGCGGCGGTGGTTCCAGCGTGGCTGGCCCCGTAGCGAAAAAAGTCTACGATCACCTTTTTGGTCCCGACCCCAACGCTCCGGCGGCTCCTGTGATTCAGGCCCCGGCGAGCCCCGGGGAACGGGCCGACTAGAACAGATCAACTTTGAAATGAGAAGCATTTCAAAGTTTTCATTCAGCCGAAAAATGCGATTGTCGGCTGAATCCACGCCACGTTGTGGCGCGCTGCACTGTCATGCAGCGTTAGAGCATTTACACTTTTTCAAAGGTAAAATGCTCTAGGAACGCAGGCATGGGCGGCCCTCCTTTTTTACGCCCCTTGGAACATGTTCTGACCAGGTAGAAGCGCATGGATAAAAGTCTTCTCAGCTATATCAACTGGGGCCTCCTGGCCTGCATGCTGCTGCTCTATCTTGTGGGCGTGGGCAATCTGTATTCGGCCAGCGGTACGCGGGTCGAATCCGGGCTGGCCTTCAACAGCTTTTACCAGCGCCAGATCATCTGGGGCCTGTGTGGCCTGGCCTGCATGCTGCTGGCCATGATGTTTGACTACCGGCAGTTGCGCAACCTGGCCTGGCCCTTCTTTTTTCTGACCATATTTCTTCTGCTGCTGGTGCCCATTGCGGGCAAGACCGTGTACGGAGCCAAACGCTGGATATCGCTTGGCTTCATGAGCCTTCAGCCCTCCGAGCTGGCCAAGCTTTCAGTGCTGGTGCTGGCTGCCCGCCTGCTGGCGCGCGACAGCCGCCCCCTTGGCTGGAAGGACTTTTTCTCCGTATTCTTCGTCTGCCTGTTGCCCTGCGCCCTCATCATCACCCAGCCGG
This DNA window, taken from Desulfovibrio sp. 86, encodes the following:
- a CDS encoding rod shape-determining protein; protein product: MSKILDFALGMFSNDLAIDLGTANTCVYVKGHGIVLREPSVVAVKKDARGNNVVLAVGQDAKRMLGRTPGNIWAIRPMKDGVIADFEVTEAMLRHFIAKVHNSRRLVRPRIMICVPTGITQVEKRAVKESAQSAGAREVYLIEEPMAAAIGADLPIQEPTSNMVVDIGGGTTEVAVISLSGIVYSRSVRVGGDKMDEAIMTHVKRKYNMLIGESSAEEIKIKIASAYPLDPEQQIEVKGRDLVTGIPQNIIITSEEVRKAISEQVDSIVQAVRIALEQTPPELAADIVDRGIVLTGGGALLKGLDQLLREETSLPITVVDDPLSTVVVGTGRAMDNLHILKEVCID
- the mrdA gene encoding penicillin-binding protein 2, whose protein sequence is MFRKAKKSLLGAKDKHASKGIRSWLKIQVESEGYQPPRGGVILLQVLVGLLFFVFVVRFWYLQMHRGAEFAQQAQNNRLRIERIFAPRGRIMDDQGKVLADNRTAYGLSLVREDCPDIPATLAQISAWSGIPLPQIWDKFRQDRFKVKSFEPLLMITDIDFDLVARIESEIYAWPGLEIVVRTKRSYPEKDLFAHVLGYVAEANEQEMAADSALAMGDLVGKQGLELELEKQLRGRKGLYDVEVDAHSRVLGKLLREEPRGGKEIRLSLDRDLQEAAWNALGGEAGCVVVMEPNTGKLRALVTSPAYDNNLFAAGISQRDWDALRTNSRFPLQNRVIQSVYPPGSVWKLVVAAMLLERGVNPRETVNCSGQVTLGNQIFRCWKRGGHGAQDMQNAIINSCDVYFYQMGERMGIDKLEEFAKASGFGRPTGIDLPHEKSGLVPSKDWKRRRFGRPWVRGETYNVSIGQGYTLVTPVQMAVFVSGLLNGGDLLKPQLLDDAPREIKGHIPAKPSTLNFVVEAMRKTAANGTARVVGRKDADMGGKTGTAQVVKLKMAANDRRLRTHEMEYAQRDHAWVTTWGVKDGKSYVVVVMVEHGGGGSSVAGPVAKKVYDHLFGPDPNAPAAPVIQAPASPGERAD
- the mreC gene encoding rod shape-determining protein MreC; this encodes MTLRRILILAGIMLILFLAMYSWNQRTRALDDLAAEIGLELAGAVLKPLRSLQDSGQDMWDRYFDLVAVREENEDLKQRVNELEARLLANGEDMAELKRLRALIQLPVDQSWRPLGARVLAGRMGPNAVLDSITISRGYSTGGRPGTPIVTHQGLVGRVLKASAHSAIALLLTDPGSRIAVFSQESRAPGILTGHGTGQPMEVNFVQRAARVHEGEILITSGLDGKYPKGIPVARVLSVAPSDYTQFMAIKAEPLVDLHHLEEVLLLEPTGIAPPPDLGAPPKEIHGPPAPVRPGS